The proteins below are encoded in one region of Oncorhynchus tshawytscha isolate Ot180627B linkage group LG04, Otsh_v2.0, whole genome shotgun sequence:
- the LOC112248860 gene encoding cytosolic arginine sensor for mTORC1 subunit 1 isoform X2, with protein sequence MKEGTGSGVEFRGNYLKQLCRHGLRLELQPSEHLQVESSVWLPLNVISNGNASNSSQAVGVTKIAKSVIAPLAQQHVSVFMLSTYQTDFILVREKDLAVVIHTLEEEFNIYREVGGEYSAVLSQDVRNGFQKNGKEAPQPTVHPVLIPPNQFCVMSLDPDTLPAIATTLIDALFYSSSPKEGALPSQDLDCIKFFSFSLIDGYVSLVMDTEAQRQFPADLLFTSSSGELWRMVRIGGQPLGFDECGIVAQISQPLADSDISAYYISTFSFDHALVPEEDIVSVTEMLQQHRKEPAC encoded by the exons ATGAAGGAAGGCACTGGCAGTGGGGTGGAGTTCAGAGGAAATTACTTAAAGCAGCTGTGTAGACATGGCTTGAGGCTAG AGCTACAGCCGTCGGAGCACCTTCAGGTGGAGAGTTCCGTGTGGCTGCCACTCAACGTCATCTCCAACGGCAACGCTTCCAACAGCTCACAAGCGGTGGGCGTGACCAAGATCGCCAAATCCGTCATCGCCCCGTTGGCCCAGCAGCACGTGTCAGTCTTCATGCTGTCCACCTATCAGACGGACTTCATCCTG GTGCGGGAGAAGGATCTGGCTGTAGTTATCCACACTCTGGAGGAAGAGTTCAACATCtacagagaggtggggggagagtaCTCGGCTGTACTCAGCCAAGATGTCCGCAATGGCTTCCAGAAGAACGGCAAAGAAG CCCCCCAGCCTACAGTGCACCCGGTGCTGATACCACCGAACCAGTTCTGTGTGATGAGTCTAGACCCAGACACTCTGCCTGCCATTGCCACCACACTTATCGACGCGCTCTTCTACTCCAGCAG TCCTAAAGAGGGCGCTCTTCCCAGCCAGGATCTGGACTGTATCAagttcttctccttctccctgatCGATGGCTACGTCTCTCTGGTCATGGACACTGAGGCACAGCGACA GTTCCCTGCTGATCTTCTCTTCACAAGTTCTTCCGGGGAGCTGTGGAGGATGGTGCGCATTGGGGGACAGCCTCTGGGTTTCG ATGAGTGTGGCATTGTTGCCCAGATATCCCAGCCTTTAGCCGACAGTGACATCTCCGCCTATTATATCAGCACCTTCAGCTTCGACCATGCCCTG GTCCCTGAAGAGGACATAGTGAGTGTGACTGAGATGCTCCAGCAGCACAGGAAAGAGCCAGCCTGCTGA
- the LOC112248860 gene encoding cytosolic arginine sensor for mTORC1 subunit 1 isoform X1 yields MDLHILDHRLRVTSICKNGLVNFTHPLIKLIFLRKRTRCKFFSLTETPENFTVVLDEEGFKELQPSEHLQVESSVWLPLNVISNGNASNSSQAVGVTKIAKSVIAPLAQQHVSVFMLSTYQTDFILVREKDLAVVIHTLEEEFNIYREVGGEYSAVLSQDVRNGFQKNGKEAPQPTVHPVLIPPNQFCVMSLDPDTLPAIATTLIDALFYSSSPKEGALPSQDLDCIKFFSFSLIDGYVSLVMDTEAQRQFPADLLFTSSSGELWRMVRIGGQPLGFDECGIVAQISQPLADSDISAYYISTFSFDHALVPEEDIVSVTEMLQQHRKEPAC; encoded by the exons ATGGATTTGCACATTTTGGATCACAGACTGCGAGTGACCAGCATTTGCAAAAATGGGTTGGTGAATTTCACTCACCCACTGATCAAACTCATATTTCTGCGGAAAAGAACAAG atGCAAGTTCTTCAGTCTGACAGAGACCCCAGAGAACTTCACTGTCGTCCTCGATGAAGAGGGATTTAAAG AGCTACAGCCGTCGGAGCACCTTCAGGTGGAGAGTTCCGTGTGGCTGCCACTCAACGTCATCTCCAACGGCAACGCTTCCAACAGCTCACAAGCGGTGGGCGTGACCAAGATCGCCAAATCCGTCATCGCCCCGTTGGCCCAGCAGCACGTGTCAGTCTTCATGCTGTCCACCTATCAGACGGACTTCATCCTG GTGCGGGAGAAGGATCTGGCTGTAGTTATCCACACTCTGGAGGAAGAGTTCAACATCtacagagaggtggggggagagtaCTCGGCTGTACTCAGCCAAGATGTCCGCAATGGCTTCCAGAAGAACGGCAAAGAAG CCCCCCAGCCTACAGTGCACCCGGTGCTGATACCACCGAACCAGTTCTGTGTGATGAGTCTAGACCCAGACACTCTGCCTGCCATTGCCACCACACTTATCGACGCGCTCTTCTACTCCAGCAG TCCTAAAGAGGGCGCTCTTCCCAGCCAGGATCTGGACTGTATCAagttcttctccttctccctgatCGATGGCTACGTCTCTCTGGTCATGGACACTGAGGCACAGCGACA GTTCCCTGCTGATCTTCTCTTCACAAGTTCTTCCGGGGAGCTGTGGAGGATGGTGCGCATTGGGGGACAGCCTCTGGGTTTCG ATGAGTGTGGCATTGTTGCCCAGATATCCCAGCCTTTAGCCGACAGTGACATCTCCGCCTATTATATCAGCACCTTCAGCTTCGACCATGCCCTG GTCCCTGAAGAGGACATAGTGAGTGTGACTGAGATGCTCCAGCAGCACAGGAAAGAGCCAGCCTGCTGA